tcctaggaattctggccgTTTTTAGTCCAAAAGGTCTGCACTATAGACAAAGGACGAGTATTAGTTGCCAGAAACAAATTTttccggggtgtggttaaagaagtatgatattaaaaatatagattaagaggaagagatgaacagggtatatatatatatatattaaaaaaaaaaaaaaaaaaaaaaaaaaaagtttggggaaaataagaatgataaacatgaagaaacaataggaaagagggagtactgagtaggattttacaAATCTgatataaacaaaaatcaaaaaacgCGATCATTAATTTGCTATCTCACTGTCTCTATCGTTAGAAAATATATCATTACAAGAAAACATATCATTACAAGAGTTATTAAAATATCAGAATatttatattgaaatatattaatattgaaatatccgactatttttatatatatatatatatatacatataaaagaaaaggatttaTACTTGATAACTGCAACCATTTTCATGGTTCACAAGTTGATCTTCAATTTTGATATGTTGTTCTTTCAAGTAAtagaattttattctttttttgttggATCTTGAAACAATTTATGTTTAACATAAAGAGATCAAATTCATATAGATATGTTTTAATGAATTCATTTATATAAACAAATTAAATTTCAAATCCACATACATATATTCTAAAGAATTTACTTAtacaaatataaatcaaaatttatatttttcaatttaccCAGGATAGCAATATTTCTTTATATTGATAATTTATACAAAGTaaacttcaattttttcttcacaTTTACAAATGTCATGCAAAAGACTAATTTATAAATCAAgcaaagaacaaaataaaatcatgtacCCATTTTCTTAAACCAAGAAAACTAATATGCTGCCAATAACAAAGAAATGCCACCATGAAATTCAACATTTTGTTCGTTCGGATTTGATTGTGTCGTAGCTCTATAATTCGAATGTTGTTTATCGTTGGATGAACTGCTGATATTGAATTAAGGATGGCTTGGGCGCCTCTGGAATTATGAAATCCTCTTCTAGGCATGTTCCCGATACTATACTAGTGAAAGAAGTTCCTTGCCTTTTGTTTTGCTAGTGGGCTGGTGCAGGGTGCAGTGGATGGgactgctccacccttaaccagaggtgcCCCATCTTTTGGGCCAATAACAAAACTCTTTTAGGCCGCTACCATCTTAATGTGTCCTGCAACACGCGACCCAGATTAGTCGGGGCTTCAATACGAACACCGAACAgggaaaaaaaattgtcattaAGATTAGAAGTTGAGGATATATGAgtaagataaagagaaaaaaacaaaaattctgAGGTTTGGTGaggaacttttttttttcttccttttttaatctttaaaattaattttacttgGAATGAATTATTAGAGTGAGGATATCTTTTAAACTAATGGGCAATGACCCTTTAATATTCTTAAATACTTGGGGtttttaattgagcaataatgtGGATAATTAAAGAGTAActgaaaaagtaattttaatttgTAGCAAAATATTTTGGGGAGACTATAagagaaaaaaatctcaaaaaattgataaaaaggataaataaatttCCTTGCATTTAAGAGGTACCACATCAGCAGGTGTCTAATTCTcttttatatagagagagagattttaaaacaaaacaaaaaattcctttATTAAAGAATTGGACtataataacaaattaaaaacTACGGGAGCTATTTACAAATATACTTAAAACATAAACCATAactcattttttcaatttcaaattacttTTTCCCCTCTCTCTCCaacttttttctcctccattCTTACTAAAAATTCATTGTTTCTTTCAGAGGCGGATCTAGAATTTTGAGGTTGCGGGTGCCATGTCACTTTTAACGTTAAAGCTACTACtcaaaaaggataatttttatgGGCTTCCCACTAAAATTTGGCTTGTTAATaagagatttttgaagaaaaatttcattgaaacattATCGAAGAACCTAATTTTTACGAATTCAGCTGGAAATcagttaattttttactttatgttttgcTATTTACactgccccaaataagataaatattttgTCGATTTTGTagactttgggttttgatttgattatttgttttttcaatttgtatagacaaatagatcaaataataaaaatgtgattattattataaatactaccgaaaacaacctttctacttctccggaggtagtgtaTGGACTACATACATTTTACCCTCATCAGACCCCACtacgtgggaatacactgggttggttgttgttgtcgttgttgttgttattactataaattgtgtaaacaagagttaaattcaacttatcagtcaaCGTGAAAGTACAAAATAATTGCCAACATACGATGGATATTTCCAATTCTATTGTTAAGAAATTATAACATCAAGCCAAGCATCATTATTATGTTCTAcaagttaaaaattcttaaataaaGATTACCCAAAAAAAAGGAGTCAAACAAAGATTAAGTCAAGAGAAAAAAAACCTTAtagaaaatagaataacaaacaaaaagtaacCAAATACTACTGGCATCTAAACTTAACTCTAGTATACTACGTGAAATTTCAGCGTGTTTGCTACTGGCATGACTTCCTCAACTGCTGCACCGGGTGGCACTTAAATAATATACCaattttattcaatatatatattgatacggGACAGCCCAAGAAACTCACGAAATGGGGTCaaaaacagtccaaacacactccaaaacagtccactaatcttaaggattctaGGACCAAGATGGacaccactctcggattcgctactaCAACACAATAATGAGATAAAGAGCtgtgttttcaacaccaaattAGCAGCAACACAAAAAGAACAAGGTGAACACAATGACTACAAGGTTCAGATTCAACAACAAGaaaaagaacacaagattacagaACAAACTCTAAACAAGATTACAATGaaagtaaaaggatagatagattgaccaCATAAAggaataatcttaagaacccaagaatggacaatcttggacccttaaggCTAcccacaacaataaacctatctcttacaaagatacaagttcggattccacctcccaagcatcaatgtttccaagcaaatacAACATACAAGTGATTCCACCCTTATATAGTGCCCTAGTTTCGGTTTGGTCACTCCTCCATCTAGAGAAAGCTTGTTAAAAGTTTTGTATactcacaaatatcatcaaaatttgTTGAATGgaaccctaacatgttccttaaatagctattacaaaatggaagttaaatgaccaaaaggcccttcaatGAATGGGCTCTCATCAAGTTTAAGTTATGGGCTGAATTTGGTGTTTTTAAGTCCTTCTTTATACTCATTTGTCACACCAAGTCTTGGGCCCAACTTACACACTCATAATTAAATATCCATAattattctcgtatcatcctcttcatcttgagaggaatttgcccacaaattcacggcttcacctcgTTCAATTGGTCACTTCAAAGAGTCCACTAAAAAATAGCCCGCAAAAACATAAAGAGCCCAAGAGCTCAATAACAACAAGGAACATatcaaaaataattccaaaaatagtccaccaaCAAGATGGACCCGAGAGCAACACAAACACAATTCGCGgctaacatcttcattttgaacctcggtttcctctccatcttgagtttCAGCTTCAATCTTATCCGAatcaagttttcctccatcatATAAGCATTGTCGTAGGCTCCATATACTTCATGTCTCTCTCTACCATGTTCCTCTTCTTGGATGTGTAGGCTTTGGTAAAGTGGAGTTTCGattgagaggattgatttggtaaagtggattgttttggtaatgtggagcttcggttgtggagcttggatgggaggaaattggcttacaagtccttcttgttggacttgatcaattAGCGGGGGAAGGGGTCTACCTTGTTCTCAGTTTTATGGGTAATTTGTAGCTTGGCTTATGGCATTTTGTGGTGAACTTGGAGGATTGGCTTTTGTAGGTAATGTTTCGGGAGTAaaagcacgagagttccttcgtctctccattcgatccaacctctcacccATAGTTACCACATCCGAGTAAATATTTTCAAGACCCACATTTGCCCTAGCAAGGTCTCTGGACATAGCATCTACGAGGGCCAAAATGGTGTTCATTATGGCAAAGAAGTTACCTATAAAAACAGAAAACACATTAGTTGTACAAAAACATCCccactctctctttttatttattgactCTTGGAtcctcacactcaatctcacaagtgttgcaagtttGCTTGTACTCCGAGTGGTGTTGAGAGTTGAATCTAACGTTGACAAGGACTCCAAGGAGTAAGGAAAACACAAAGAcgtattacaatgactcaaagaattaaaacacacaaaggaaagttaacacgaagaacggtttcaaaactaactcacaatctagtactagcttgtaaaTTAGATTTGGAATCAAAAAACGAAACTAAAgacacaaaatgaaactaaaagatcaaaaattGAGCTTAAATTTATTGGTGAACAGTAATTTGTGACGTGGCAGTCCGTGATTTTCCTCGgttctcaacaattttattttccaaattgtAAAGTCTTGATCAATTTTTACAATTTTGACTTTGGTGTAACTTGTTCAATAAAGGGAAAcacaaactagtctttggagtttctttttcaattcaaatttcaagactcaaaagtcttGGACTAGACTTGTActcctccttaaaacatggatccttGTTTTATGGGAAAGTGGTTGAAATGTGATTGATTAATTGGTGAGTGATGgcaagtctttcaagactaacaaagttgtcacacttttccttcaccttttgggatctaactttcactttattttaacaagttatgaaggtttggaagaacatcaagaacacttcAAGAGTCActaagaaaatcaacaacaatatcccaagaacaacaacaattccacaACAACAAGGTCAACTATAAACTTCCAACAAACGGCCAAGTACTTTAGTGTGCTGTTTTGGTCTTAACAAGGGGTGAAGATTGTGATGAACAATAAGAATACAACAACttttcaagaacaataacaacaccaacaatgtcCTGCACAAGTCCACAAGAAAGGTCACCACacggccaagaacaacaacatcaatacatGGCCAATaacttgttcacaacaacaactttcaacaagtttaagctcaagtttagatctagacacaaaagtgttagtgaacaagaagactaacactagaaataacaaaacacacaagaacactactagatctagacacacaacaaacaaatcttggccaagacaacaagatcacaatttttggccaagaaacaaaaatggacagatttcaacttttctggaatttttttttcagtttttgatTTTCTAAGTAACAAACtcaagattgacttcgtaggaacgaaatcaaactcggctttgataccaaatgatactaAACAGCCCAAGAAACTCATGAAATGGAAACAAAAatagtccaaacacactccaaaacagtccactaatcttaaggattcgaggaccaagatggacaccactctcggattcgctactaCAACACAATAATGAGATAAAGAGTtgtgttttcaacaccaaattAGCAGCAACACAAAAAGAACAAGGTGAACACAATGACTACAAGATTCatattcaacaacaagaagaaggacacaagattacaacacaaactctaaacaagattacaatgaaagtaaaaggatagatagattgaccaCATAAAggaataatcttaagaacccaagaatggacaatcttggacccttaaggCTAcccacaacaataaacctatctcttataaAGATACAAGTTTGGATTCCACCttccaagcatcaatgtttccaagcaaatacAACATACAAGTGATTCCACCCTTGTATAGTGCCCTAGTTTCGGTTTGGTCACTCCTCCATTTAGAGAGAGCTTGTTAAAAGTGTTCTACactcacaaatatcatcaaaatctgCTGAATGgaaccctaacatgttccttaaatagctattacaaaatggaagttaaatgaccaaaaggcccttcaatGAATGGGCTCTCATCAAGTTTAAGTcatgggctgattttggtgtttttaaGTCCTTCTTTATACTTCATTTGCCACACCAAGTCTTGGGCCCAACTTACACACTCATAAGTCCATATCCATAATTATTctcttatcatatatatatatatacatacaccgTTATCCGATCGAAGTTTGCCGGTGATATGCCACCCGTGAACCCCCTATAGATCCGCCCctgatttcttcaaatttcttctttttgaagctagtattttattcttaaaatgtTCTATCTCCTCCTCAATTTGTAAGTTTTCTACTCTCCATTAATTTTAGTccatttttttccaaaaagaaaaaggtttGTGGGTATATATGTAATCAGTCGGATTAATAATCGATTTGTGCGTATATCGGTTGGATCCATAATCAATCCATCCATATGTCGTTCAGATCAATAATCGATCTGTCTATATATCGTTCGAATTGATAATAGATTTGTCTGATCAATAATCGATCTGTCCATTGTAAATCAggttttgaattaatttgtaaaaaaaatttaaaaaattgatggGGGGagttttgtttaaattttgtaaGTTCCTGATCTGTGGACTAATTTGAAACTTTTAAAActtgttacaacaacaacaaacccagtgtattcacACAAAGTGCGTTTTGAGAGGGTAAAATGTAAGtggtccataccactacctctgaaaaagtagagaggttgtttccgatagtaagtcattttaaattataaatttaaatataaaaaagtgaGTTATTTCCCTAACAAAAAAAGGCTAtagtctatttaattaaaaaaatagacttGAAAAGACCATTTATTAAAGAATCCCGAATTAGAGACAATCCTtgcaaaaacttcaaaaaaatcatgaaaatcaatATGGGCCCAATGGCCCAAAAGAACTCCTAAGAggataagaaagaaaaagattttttaaaaaaaaataaaataaaataaaatagcagCAGCTTTgtcactttcttcttcttcttagccATAAAGAAAAACTCTCCAAGTATCAGCTTCCTTTTTTTTCTGTTTAATCCTTTATTTCTAGCAAAATAAAACAACaccataaagaaaaaaagaatttttgtTAACCCCATATAGTTGAAATATGAGCAATCTTTAGTGAATACTGATTCttgattgtgttgttgttgttgttgtaaacttGTTGTAATGGAGTTAATGGTCCCAACTAAGCAAACCCATGAAGGTTTTTGCTCATTTCAGTCTAGTTTTAAGGAAATCAGTGTTGGTGGTTGTAGTAATAATAGGAGGTTCAACAACAGTAGTTTACTTGTGTGTCAGTTGAGTAAACATAGACAAGATAAGGTTTTTGCTATTTCAAGAATTGAGAAAAGGGCAGATTTTGATGGATTTGTGAGTAGTAATAGGAAGTTTAAGAACAGTTTGCTTGAGGGGCAGTTGAGTAAACACAGACAAAATGAGGTTTTTGCTGTTTCAAGAATTGAGAAAAGGACAGATTTTGATGGATTTGGGAGTAGTAATAGGAGGTTTAAGAGTAGTTTGATTGAGGGGCAGTTGAGTAAACATAGACAAGATAAGGTTTTTGCTATTTCAAGAATTGAGAAAACGAGAAATCTTGATGGATTTGAGAGTTGTCATAGGAGTTTGAAGAGTAGTTTGCTTGAGGGGCAGTTGAGGAAAGACAGACAAAGTAAGGTTTTTGCTGTTTCAAGAGGTGTTGAGAAAAGGGGTTGTGTTAAAGGGAgcaatatatttgaaaatcttgaagaatttgaGGGTAATGATAGGTGGTTTAAGAGTGGTTTGGTTGTGGGGCAGTTGAGGAAGGACAGAGGTAATAAGGTTTTTGCTAGTTCAAGAAGTGAGATTTTAGGGGCGACGAATGGTAGGTTGTCGAGTGTGGAGAAAAGGGGGTTTGTTGAAGGGAACAATGTATCTGAAAATATTGAAGAATTTGAGAGTGATGATAGGAGGTCTAAGAGCAGTTTTGGTATTTCAAGAAGTGAGACTTTAGGGACGACGAATGGTAGGTTGTCGAGTGTTGAGAAAAGGGAGCATCTTGAAGGGAGCAACGTATCTCAAAGTCTTGAAGAATTTGAGAGTAATAATTATCTTCGTCGGTTGGTTAGAAATGGGGAATTGGAAGAAAGTTTTAAGCATCTTGAGAGTATGGTGTATCGGGGGGATACACCTGATATTATTCCGTGTACGAGTTTGATTCGTGGTTTTTGTAGATTTGGGCAAACGAAGAAGGCTACGAGGGTGTTGGAGATTCTTGAGGATTCTGGGGCTGTTCCTGATGTTATTACTTACAATGTGTTGATTAGTGGTTATTGTAAGTCGGGAGAAATTGATAATGCATTGAAGGTCTTGGATCGAATGAGTGTTGCACCTGATGTTGTCACGTACAATACTATTTTGCGTAGCTTATGTGATAGTGGGAAATTGAAACAAGCTATGCTTGTTCTTGACCGTATGTTGCAGAGAGAGTGTTACCCCGATGTGATTACCTACACGATTTTAATCGAAGCAACGTGTAAGGAAAGTGGCGTGGGGCAAGCAATGAAGCTGTTGGATGAAATGAAGAGTAAAGGATGTGTACCTGATGTGGTCACGTACAATGTTCTTATAAATGGGATTTGTAAAGAAGGGAGATTGAATGAAGCAATCAAGTTTCTGAATAATATGCCATCTTACGGTTGCCATCCTAATGTGATTACCCACAATATAATTTTGCGTAGTATGTGTAGTACAGGTAGGTGGATGGATGCCGAGAAACTGTTGGCTGATATGGTTAGAAAAGGATGTTCTCCTAGCGTTGTCACGTTTAACATCTTGATCAATTTTCTATGTCGGAAGGGACTGTTGGGACGGGCTATTGATTTATTGGACAAGATGCCTAAGTATGGTTGTACTCCAAACTCGTTGAGTTATAATCCATTGCTTCATGCATTCTGCAAAGAGAAGAAAATGGATAGAGCGATCGAGTATTTGGAAGTTATGGTGAGTAGAGGTTGTTACCCTGATATTGTGACGTATAACACATTGCTCACGGCTTTATGCAAAGATGGTAAGGTTGATGTTGCAGTTGAAATCCTCAATCAACTAAGCAACAAAGGTTGTTCTCCGGTTCTAATCACTTACAATACAGTGATCGACGGACTATCCAAAGTTGGGAAAACTGAACTTGCGATTGAACTGCTGAACGAAATGCGAGAGAAAGGTCTCCAACCTGATATAATTACCTATTCCTCGCTTGTATCAGGTCTAAGTAGGGAAGGAAAAGTCGACGAAGCCATTAAGTTCTTTCATGACTTAGAAGGATTGGATGTCAGACCCAATGCTATAACCTACAATGCCATTCTGTTGGGACTGTGTAAAGGTCGCCAAACAGATCGTGCAATTGACTTCTTGGCTTATATGATTTCAAAGGGATGTAAACCTACCGAGTCTACGTACACTATTCTAATCGAAGGCATTGCTTATGAAGGCTTCGCCGAGGAGGCTTTGGAGTTATTGAACGAGTTGTGCGCTAGAGGAGTCGTGAGGAAGAGTTCTGCTGCACAGGTGGTAGTTAAGATGTAGTTTTTAAGCATACTTTTTTTATGTTTACTGTTAATTTCGCATCGATATGTAAACAATTTTTTTCTCTGTTGGCTAGAAATATCAAGTGGAAGTTAATTTTGTTTGATATAATGATCATAATCCTTTGTTTCAGCTACTGTACTTCTTCTAGCTCATGCTGTTAATGCATATATCTTTAATTCATTCTTTAGGGGAAGCTTAGGTAATAATCACACACTTAATATCTTTATGCTTATTGATCATAAAGGTATAAAGTGTGTATAGGATGATAGTTTAAAAGACCTACAATTGAGTTTTCGTGTATGTTTCTTTGAGCCGTTT
The Capsicum annuum cultivar UCD-10X-F1 chromosome 6, UCD10Xv1.1, whole genome shotgun sequence DNA segment above includes these coding regions:
- the LOC107873639 gene encoding pentatricopeptide repeat-containing protein At1g09900, which gives rise to MELMVPTKQTHEGFCSFQSSFKEISVGGCSNNRRFNNSSLLVCQLSKHRQDKVFAISRIEKRADFDGFVSSNRKFKNSLLEGQLSKHRQNEVFAVSRIEKRTDFDGFGSSNRRFKSSLIEGQLSKHRQDKVFAISRIEKTRNLDGFESCHRSLKSSLLEGQLRKDRQSKVFAVSRGVEKRGCVKGSNIFENLEEFEGNDRWFKSGLVVGQLRKDRGNKVFASSRSEILGATNGRLSSVEKRGFVEGNNVSENIEEFESDDRRSKSSFGISRSETLGTTNGRLSSVEKREHLEGSNVSQSLEEFESNNYLRRLVRNGELEESFKHLESMVYRGDTPDIIPCTSLIRGFCRFGQTKKATRVLEILEDSGAVPDVITYNVLISGYCKSGEIDNALKVLDRMSVAPDVVTYNTILRSLCDSGKLKQAMLVLDRMLQRECYPDVITYTILIEATCKESGVGQAMKLLDEMKSKGCVPDVVTYNVLINGICKEGRLNEAIKFLNNMPSYGCHPNVITHNIILRSMCSTGRWMDAEKLLADMVRKGCSPSVVTFNILINFLCRKGLLGRAIDLLDKMPKYGCTPNSLSYNPLLHAFCKEKKMDRAIEYLEVMVSRGCYPDIVTYNTLLTALCKDGKVDVAVEILNQLSNKGCSPVLITYNTVIDGLSKVGKTELAIELLNEMREKGLQPDIITYSSLVSGLSREGKVDEAIKFFHDLEGLDVRPNAITYNAILLGLCKGRQTDRAIDFLAYMISKGCKPTESTYTILIEGIAYEGFAEEALELLNELCARGVVRKSSAAQVVVKM